In the Malus domestica chromosome 16, GDT2T_hap1 genome, one interval contains:
- the LOC103425426 gene encoding chaperone protein dnaJ 15: MGTNSKLEGTSAPAIRRDPYEVLCVSRDSTDQEIKTAYRKLALKYHPDKNTNNPEASEHFKEVAFSYSILSDPEKRRQYDNAGFEALDADAMDMEIDLSNLGTVNTMFAALFSKLGVPIKTTISANVLEEALNGTVTVRPLPIGTSVSGKVEKQCAHFFGVTISEQQAESGIVVRVTSTAQSKFKLLYFEQDVHGGYGLALQEDSEKTGKITSAGMYFLHFQVYRMDSTLNALAMAKDPEAAFFKRLEGLQPCEVSELKAGTHIFAVYGDNFFKTATYTIEALCVRSYEDTTEKLKEIEAQILRKRNELRQFETEYRKALQRFQEVTNRYTQEKQSVDELLKQRDHIHSSFTITRTSSIIVGGGSGMANGSTSKNPGEDSKAESPVEDGGSDGKDKSGKKKWFNLNLKGSDKKLG, from the exons atggggacGAATTCGAAATTGGAAGGGACGTCAGCGCCGGCGATACGGCGGGACCCCTATGAGGTGCTGTGCGTTTCGAGGGATTCGACTGATCAGGAGATTAAAACCGCTTACAGAAAGCTTGCTCTCAA GTATCATCCAGACAAGAATACCAACAATCCTGAAGCTTCAGAACATTTCAAGGAGGTTGCATTTTCGTATAGCATCTTGTCGGATCCAGAGAAAAGGAGGCAGTACGACAATGCAGGGTTTGAG GCTCTTGATGCGGATGCCATGGACATGGAAATTGACTTGTCAAACCTGGGGACTGTCAATACAATGTTTGCTGCTTTATTCAG caAGTTGGGTGTCCCTATCAAGACTACAATTTCTGCCAATGTACTTGAAGAAGCTCTTAATGGTACAGTTACAGTCAGACCTCTCCCAATTGGAACTTCAGTTAGTGGAAAG GTGGAAAAACAGTGTGCTCACTTTTTTGGTGTAACAATCAGTGAGCAACAAGCCGAATCGGGGATTGTAGTTAGAGTTACCTCAACTGCACAAAGCAAATTTAAG TTACTTTATTTCGAGCAAGATGTCCATGGTGGTTATGGTTTAGCCTTACAG GAAGATAGTGAGAAGACAGGCAAAATAACGTCTGCAGGGATGTATTTTCTGCATTTTCAAGTATACAGAATGGATTCGACTTTGAATGCG TTGGCTATGGCAAAGGACCCTGAAGCTGCTTTCTTTAAGAGGTTGGAAGGTCTTCAACCTTGTGAGGTTTCAGAACTAAAAGCTGGCACTCATATATTCGCTGTTTATG GAGACAATTTTTTTAAGACTGCTACCTATACAATTGAGGCACTTTGTGTAAGGTCATACGAGGATACGACGGAGAAGCTTAAAGAGATTGAGGCTCAGATTTTAAGAAAGAGAAATGAACTTCGTCAATTTGAGACAGAGTACAGGAAG GCATTGCAACGCTTTCAAGAAGTGACCAACAGATACACCCAAGAAAAGCAATCT GTAGATGAGCTGCTGAAACAGAGAGACCATATCCATTCTTCTTTCACTATCACCAGGACAAGCAGTATCATCGTGGGTGGTGGTAGTGGTATGGCTAACGGCAGCACTAGCAAAAATCCTGGCGAGGATTCAAAGGCGGAGAGCCCAGTGGAAGATGGAGGCTCTGACGGGAAGGATAAGTCGGGTAAAAAGAAATGGTTCAATCTTAACCTCAAAGGATCAGATAAAAAACTTGGTTGA